From a region of the Chitinophaga caseinilytica genome:
- a CDS encoding superoxide dismutase, with translation MAFTLPALPYASDALEPHFDKMTMEIHHGKHHQAYVDNLNKAIAGTENENKSLEELVAKAGSISPAVRNNGGGHWNHSFFWESLAPNAGGTPSGALADAINSTFGSFDAFKEKFNAAGVSRFGSGWAWLLLKDGKLEISSTPNQDNPLMDVAEVKGTPILGVDVWEHAYYLKYQNRRAEYLAAFWNVVNWDAVSKRFK, from the coding sequence ATGGCTTTTACCCTTCCTGCATTACCGTATGCTTCCGATGCGCTGGAACCGCACTTCGATAAAATGACAATGGAAATCCATCACGGTAAGCACCACCAGGCTTATGTAGACAATCTGAACAAGGCTATCGCTGGCACCGAGAACGAAAATAAATCCCTCGAAGAGCTGGTTGCCAAAGCCGGCAGCATCAGCCCCGCAGTACGCAACAACGGCGGCGGCCACTGGAACCACTCCTTCTTCTGGGAATCCCTCGCCCCCAACGCCGGCGGCACGCCCAGCGGCGCCCTGGCAGACGCGATCAACAGCACTTTCGGCTCTTTCGACGCTTTCAAGGAGAAATTCAACGCCGCAGGCGTTTCCCGCTTCGGCTCCGGCTGGGCCTGGCTGCTCCTCAAAGACGGAAAACTCGAAATCTCTTCCACCCCCAACCAGGACAATCCCCTGATGGACGTGGCAGAAGTGAAAGGCACTCCCATCCTGGGCGTAGACGTGTGGGAACACGCTTACTACCTCAAATACCAGAATCGTCGCGCCGAGTACCTCGCCGCTTTCTGGAACGTGGTAAACTGGGACGCAGTGAGCAAACGCTTCAAATAA